A region of the Montipora foliosa isolate CH-2021 chromosome 8, ASM3666993v2, whole genome shotgun sequence genome:
ACACAAGTTCCTAAGGGTAAGTAACATGCTTGACAAGCTTTGTTTACAGCCCTCGCCGGGTGAAAGTGACTCAGAGGCAGGCTCAATAATCAAAAAATCGTCGAGTATGTGGCAAACAAAAGAGATGGAGCACTTAGTAAGCAAGATCCATTCAATAGCCTCTGAAAGCTGGTTAAAGAGATAGGGGGCACTTCTTAATCCGAAGGGGAGGACCTTGTCGTAGTAATAAGAACCTTGCCAGTACATACCAAACAGCTCATAATCAGAAGGGCGAAGTGGGATAAGGCGAAATGCAGACTCGATGTCTGTCTTTGCCAGGAATGAACCCTGACCCAAGCGTAAGATTCCCTCGATGGCATTATCAATAGTAATGTACTGCAAACTGTAGTCCTCTTTGGAAATGGAGTAGTTGATGCTGGTTACCCCAGACTTGGGAAAGGAAAGATGGAAAATTGTACGGAATTTGTTTGAATGCTTCTTAGGGACTAAGCCGATCGGGGAAACCTGGAAATTGGGAAAAGGAGGGGTAGGAAAGGGACCAGCCACGCGACCCAAGGCAACTTCTTTCATTAGATTGGCTGTGACTACATTAGGCTGATCTAATGCTGTTGGTAAGTTCCGAGAAAACCTGGGAACCCGGGGCCCTTTGTATCCAATATCCGCACCATACCTAAGACTGTTACATAAACGCAAGACAAATAAACGGTCTGGGTGGGCAACAAGCACCCTCTCTAGGCTATTGACATTAACAGGAGTGGGTAAAGACCCAGTGAATGCCTCACTTTCTCCGGGAAGATTTGGGGTTAAGGGTTCCCTTGTCTCCACCCCTGGTATTGTCTCGATCCCTATCCCTGGCCTCCCGTGGTGTTCCTGGGAATTTGGGGCAGTTATGTCCCGGGTGTGCCCCTGCACACTTGTTACAGACATGCTTGAAACTACAGGGGGACCTGTGGCACCACCCAAGACGGTTGAAGTTATGGCAAGTGCCTCGGCGTTCGCCCCCAGTTGAGACACTACTAGTTTGGGGTCCATTGGAAAAAAGAGGGTACTCCTCCTTTAGCACAGAAAGGGCTACCGTAAATATTTTAAGCCATAGCTGCTGATCAATTTCCGACCACACCTGGGTCTTGTTTTGGCCAGCTTGTTGGCGGAATTTATAATCATAGATAGCCCATCCTAGACCCCTATGTACACGTGCAGCATACCTAATCAAGCTAAGGTATTGTAAGAGCTCTTGGGAACGCTGGGGAAACTTGTGCGTGAAAACACTCATATACGTTGTGAACGCGGTGGTCCACTGTTCAATTTCCGTGATAGAGGTAGATGTGTTGGCTTTCTTTGAGACTCGAACAACGGAGTTGTCGAGGGTGAGCACCAGATTATCCTCGTCATTAAACTCTGACAGATTTTTGGGAAGAAGCTTGGATAATTCGAAAAACTCACCAGACTGTATATCCTTCACGTATTGAGCAGGAATATCCTGAAATGGCGCCGCATGTTGACATATATCCAATGGACTTGCTGTTTGCTGTGGCGTGAGAGTCTCAATGGCTGGCGTTACGCAATTGGAATTTGAAGCTGTTTGCGAGGAACTTGGCTGTAAAACCTGAACGGCGGCCAAAGCGGCTTCGTTGGCGATTTCCCTCGAGGCAGCAGCGACAGACTCCTGAACCAGTTGTCGAATTGTATTTAATTGTCCTTCCGAGAAGGTGGAATCGTTCGCGTTGGTGTTGACCACATGGTCTTGGGGGAGAACAGGTACTGAACCTCGTAGCCGGTTCAAAAGAGTGGCCTTGTTGCCGGTGGAGGCAATCTTCTTCTGTCGGCATAGGTTTCGTAGTTGTTGGACCGAATAGCCGTTTAGTAGCGCGGCTTCGGTGCCCACATTCGTGTCTTGAACGCGGGACCTTCGACGAAGTGGCGGCATTGTCCTTATTCCTGTACGTAAATCGTGAACGTAAGTTCTTAGCAGCAAACCAGAATACACTGAAAAACTCGTGCAACAGCGAAGTTTGGACTGGGAATTTCTCAAACAGTTTCTGGAGGTCAGAGAACTTGAAGTGAACTACCGATGTGAAGGTACGGCCGCATGGTCTTTGATTGACATAAAGGGAAGGCATCGATGTGATTGGTCTAGAGATAAAACGTCAGAAAGGGGGCAAACCGTGAACCTTGTCACGGCATGATATTACGTGACAAACCGTTATTTCAGAAGGGTAGCTCATATAATTTCTCTGACCTCCCTTTCATGGTTGTTTGCATTAACTTAAATTTATATTACTTATAAATTGGCTATAACCAAAAGGAGACATTGGTTATTTAACAAGTAATCAAGAAATGAGTGTGGTTATTTGGTAAATAACCAAAAttgaaaattggttatttgctaaataaccaaacctgaaaattggttatttgctaaataaccaaaactgcaaagtggttatttgctaaataaccaaaatcgaaaaaatggttatttggttattttttagagataaccaaaacttgatttttttccaGTGACTGCAAATTGCAAATTGGTTATTTAGCACAAAATTGGTTATTTACCTAATTGGTTATTTACCTTGGTATGGACGTGACCACGTGGCCCGTTTTGCCGCTCATTCCCTACAGTGCATTGCATGCTTGGATTTCTCTCCATGCAACATGGCTTCCAACGATGACATGGTAGCAAGAATCTCTGCTGCAGTTTGCAGGGCACTTAGAAATTCTAATTCTCAGCAACAGGTACGTGTCAAGGCAAGTAGTTGATGGTGTCTTGTTTTctgaaacaaatgttaaagtgcCTTATCAGCGATTGATGGCTGCCAATTACTAACAGTCGATTGCGGCACGGCGTGCAAATTCATGAAGTCAATGTTTTGTCCGACTGCGCTTTTCTGAGATTTATTGTTTTTCCTTCAGAGAACTGTTGGTCGTCCCCGAATATCTCTACCAAAAGAAACTATTGAAGGCTACTTTGATATGGGCTATTCTGTGTCTCAGACTGCTGAAGCATGTGGTGTGTCTCGGTTGGCTCTGTACTGTAGAATGCAGCAACTGGGTATATCCTACAGAGATCACTTTTCTAGCCTTGACAATAACAGTTTGGACAGAGAAGTAAGAGATATCAAGATTAATCATCCGAACTGTGGAGAAGTGGTGATAACCGGCCATTTAAGAGCAAGAGGAGTAATTGTCCAACGAAGTCGTGTACATGAGTCTATTCATCGGGTTGATCCCCAAGGTGCTGATGTAGAAGAATTCGTCGTCGAGTATATTCTGTGCCTTGCCTAAACTTCATGTGGCACCTTGATGGTAATCATAAACTTATTCGTTGGCGCTTTATCGTTATGTTGCCATAGATGGGTTCAGCAGACTGATTGTATTTTGTGCCTGCAGTAACAACAATAGATCCCAAACCGTTGTAACTTTGTTCCAATGTGCAATCAGTCAGTATGGAAGACCACTGAAAGTACGAACTGACAAAGGAGGAGAAAATGTACGTGTTTGGGAAGAGATGATTAATCACTCACCAGCAGGGGAGATGGCCGTCATCACTGGAAGTTCAGTTCACAACCAGAGAGTAGAGCGGTTTAATCGTGACTTAAATATTCATTGTGCTGATGTAATTAAGTCAGAGCTCTATGAATTAGAGCATCAAGGCCTCTTGGATCCTTCCAATGACACAGATTTATTTTGCTTACATTATGTTTATGTTCCAAGAATAAACCAACTTCTACAAGAGTTTGTCAATGCCCACAACCACCATTCTATTTCTACAGAGAATAACCAGACACCACTGCAGCTATTTAACAGTAATCAGCACCTGCTTCCTTTACACAGTGTTACACCACAACAGCAAAATTCTGGGACTGTGAACCTTCCCACGAGACCTACAGTTGTTCAAGTACCCCCTCTTTGCAACCCTCTAAATGATGAAGTCTACCAGAATCTTTGTCAAGAGATAGATCCTCTTGTGAGTACTTCGAGAATAGACCTGTACAAGCAGGTTATTGAGTTTGTAGGAAATTCTATATTACAAATATAGCAATTATCACAACTGGAAAGGCCTCAATGAAACTAAGTGACATTACAGTTTTAGAATGAAATTCAGTACCTGTAACCTGAAATATTGTGCTCCATACATATACTTACCAGAAGTGACATATATTGTGGTCTTGTACATTGATTTTGTACAAACTGAGAAATGTTTCTTTCAGTTGATATCCTTTTCCGCATTACAAATTATAATTGTTGATGGACATTACTCCTTTAGCCTTAGCcttgttgtttttattgttcaAGTTCATTTAAGTGtgattgaaattaaaaattttctttcgagtCAGATTCTCAAAGTGGTGGTTATCGTTGTTAATTAATCCAGGGAACTGATGCATCTATTTTTGCCTATGTGGGGAGGGGAGTTAGGATAATTGGCACCAAGTGCTGATCATTTGTAAGTGAGAAGAGAGAGCAAGGGGAGAGAAGAAGGGTACCctgttttcctttgttctgtATGATCTGGTGAAACcaatttggttttttaattctttcctGTGATATATGGACAGTGTTTATTTGGTGATGTCAGGTGTCTCAGGCACTGACTCCCTTTGaccaagagaggatgaggtaggATACATCGGCCTCTTCCaatcatagttttttaaaatctgatTTTAGCTCTGCAGATATgtttagagaggcacctgattgggcAGTTGTAATAACGTAATGAACTTTTAAATATGCAGCATTGGAAATGAGAACTTAAATAGCTTTGCAAAacttaaaaatagattttttaagCTACGATTGGAGGCATGGAAATCCGTGCTTTCATTTCATCCTCTCTTGCTTTGACTGAACTCTCCATTTTGGTCACAGGGACAAAGATTTGGGTTTAAGGCTCAGCCCACTTCCGGCTGACTGAGGAGAGGAGAGGGAACCTACCATGCCACGAGACAAGATCAGAGAGATGCACTTGACATAAACCTCAAGCTTTTAAAACGTTTTATTAGCCTTTCAACCAACGAAACACCCAAAATGTTAACTAGATTGGCTTGCAAgtaaaaatttgaaagcaacaCACTGCAACTTGCTCTAAAATGATAGACGTAAAAAGCCATTTCTTGTAAGACCAAATCTTGCTGGACTTTAAAACTTTTCATTAATTGCAACGTCACAAAAGAATTCATAAGACAATTCTGTAAACACATTTACAATTTCTTCAAAGACAACCTACATATACAGATATCAATGAAGGTTATATGAAAAGCATAAACTATAAGACCCATTGAGGCTCGAGGAAACAACAATACCGGTAACTTGCTTCCATTATCAGCTGGGCTAAATAATTATTTAGACACCTCAAAATAACGTAACAAACTGAGCAACCAATTTGTCAGGACTGTCTACTGAGAGCTCCATTTGTCCCTCTAGTTATAGTCCTTGATTTCCTAGGCCAAGAACTCTATGGCACTGACTAAACATGAACATAACATATAGAACAAAGTGGCTGTAACCAGCAACTCTATTCAACAGATATACAGTGTTTAATTAGAATTACTTTCATACTTTATGTTGTGAAGACCCTTTCCATTTCTAAAATATGTGGGTAGTATCTTGAAATGTGAGGCAAGTTCTGTCTTTCTGAAACCTTATGCCATTCCAAACCCTCGGCTATTTTGAACAACATAGCTCATAGCTCCGTTAAAGTCTTCATATGTCTTATGAACTACAGGGAGATAAAGGGTACAAGCGCACGTACTTGCTTTAGGAAATCTAGAAAGCATTCCAGCATTTTCTTCTGGCTCATGAAGAAACGATATCTCACAAGAAAGTCCCTGGGGCGGTAAATGTTTGCACCCTGACACAAAAAAACAGGATATCCGACAGGCTTACTGTAGCAGACTGTTCTTCACAGTCTTGAATTAAGTCCTGCCAGTGGGCGAGAACGAGGTTCTCAACCTCCCTCCTATTAGACCCTTCACATGCACGTGCGACCGAGAAGATGGAATCAAAGTCAGTCACACTCAAAGTTTCAGGCTTGAAACAGAAGGCTTCCCTCATCACGTGTGGATACTGCAAAATTGAGTCCAAGACCCCTAATGTACGAAGACCCTCTTTGAAACTGTCATAAGCTGGCTGTGAT
Encoded here:
- the LOC137968704 gene encoding uncharacterized protein; translated protein: MPPLRRRSRVQDTNVGTEAALLNGYSVQQLRNLCRQKKIASTGNKATLLNRLRGSVPVLPQDHVVNTNANDSTFSEGQLNTIRQLVQESVAAASREIANEAALAAVQVLQPSSSQTASNSNCVTPAIETLTPQQTASPLDICQHAAPFQDIPAQYVKDIQSGEFFELSKLLPKNLSEFNDEDNLVLTLDNSVVRVSKKANTSTSITEIEQWTTAFTTYMSVFTHKFPQRSQELLQYLSLIRYAARVHRGLGWAIYDYKFRQQAGQNKTQVWSEIDQQLWLKIFTVALSVLKEEYPLFSNGPQTSSVSTGGERRGTCHNFNRLGWCHRSPCSFKHVCNKCAGAHPGHNCPKFPGTPREARDRDRDNTRGGDKGTLNPKSSRRK